A single region of the Streptomyces sp. NBC_01262 genome encodes:
- a CDS encoding C40 family peptidase, whose amino-acid sequence MSALRRALVCGMFLATAALALPVVPAAQAHADPAPSTTKLAALLDRLQDLYLQAEEATETYDEAKAQLKEQRGTASRLDSQLADERIALAEAKDQAGALARQQYQDGGVSPYMNLMLADTPQDLFSQSHFLQRAAGTQAELVERLTTGALRISTLNRAAQHALDSSQKLADQQREAKQKVEDKLANVEKIVAGLTGTELSALQKLEEQGINAAQQAFLGTNQPSATDLTPSTGGAAAVRFAYDQLGKPYVWGAEGPGSYDCSGLTSKAWAAAGVTIPRTAEQQWKQLTHIPLSQLRPGDLVVYFKGASHIAVYIGGGQVIQAPRPGAYVKISPIAANQPILGAVRPDPDSEPMTGYVSPTAPASASDPTPIGSA is encoded by the coding sequence ATGTCAGCGCTGCGGCGCGCACTCGTCTGCGGGATGTTCCTGGCCACCGCCGCTCTCGCCCTCCCCGTCGTCCCCGCCGCCCAGGCCCACGCCGACCCCGCCCCCTCCACGACGAAGCTCGCCGCCCTCCTCGACCGTCTCCAGGACCTCTACCTCCAGGCCGAAGAGGCCACCGAGACCTACGACGAGGCCAAGGCCCAGCTCAAGGAGCAGCGCGGCACCGCCTCCCGCCTGGACTCCCAGCTCGCCGACGAGCGCATCGCGCTGGCCGAGGCCAAGGACCAGGCCGGGGCGCTGGCCCGCCAGCAGTACCAGGACGGCGGCGTGTCCCCGTACATGAACCTCATGCTCGCCGACACCCCCCAGGACCTCTTCTCCCAGAGCCACTTCCTCCAGCGCGCCGCCGGAACCCAGGCCGAGCTGGTCGAGCGCCTCACCACCGGCGCGCTGCGCATCTCCACCCTCAACCGGGCCGCCCAGCACGCCCTGGACTCCTCCCAGAAGCTCGCCGATCAGCAGCGCGAGGCCAAGCAGAAGGTCGAGGACAAGCTCGCCAACGTCGAGAAGATCGTCGCCGGTCTCACCGGCACCGAGCTCAGCGCCCTCCAGAAGCTCGAAGAGCAGGGCATAAACGCCGCCCAGCAGGCCTTCCTCGGCACCAACCAGCCCAGCGCCACCGACCTGACCCCCTCCACCGGCGGCGCCGCCGCCGTCCGGTTCGCCTACGACCAGCTCGGCAAGCCCTACGTCTGGGGCGCCGAGGGTCCCGGCTCCTACGACTGCTCCGGCCTCACCTCCAAGGCCTGGGCCGCCGCCGGCGTCACCATCCCCCGCACCGCCGAACAGCAGTGGAAGCAGCTCACCCACATCCCGCTGAGCCAGCTCCGCCCCGGCGACCTCGTCGTCTACTTCAAGGGCGCCTCCCACATCGCCGTCTACATCGGCGGCGGCCAGGTCATCCAGGCCCCCCGCCCCGGCGCCTACGTCAAGATCTCCCCCATCGCCGCCAACCAGCCCATCCTCGGCGCCGTCCGCCCCGACCCCGACTCCGAGCCCATGACCGGCTACGTCTCCCCCACCGCCCCGGCCTCCGCCTCCGACCCGACACCCATCGGATCGGCCTGA
- a CDS encoding class I SAM-dependent DNA methyltransferase — protein sequence MPAQHSIDSERELWDAYAESTRTDVFESEPVFRWTQYGDHGPGVELLGDPDSVLEIGCGTGRMLAFLAQQGVKATGVDLSPIMVKNTAERWGPTGAQFVCAEVLDHLRGSAETYDAIYSIFGAVWFTDPAKLFPLVRERLNPGGVLAFSQPPAIPGAYGPQGMYKGGFAGKAMFTYRYSYTPRKWSNLLTRAGFDDVDVQVLDAPEPDHIGTLIVRAVAR from the coding sequence TTGCCTGCTCAGCACAGCATCGACTCGGAGCGCGAACTCTGGGACGCGTACGCCGAGTCGACGAGGACGGATGTCTTCGAGTCCGAGCCCGTCTTCAGGTGGACGCAGTACGGCGACCACGGACCCGGTGTCGAACTTCTCGGCGACCCTGATTCGGTGCTTGAGATCGGGTGTGGCACGGGGCGCATGCTGGCTTTCCTGGCACAACAGGGGGTCAAGGCAACCGGGGTGGATCTGTCGCCGATCATGGTGAAGAACACGGCGGAGCGCTGGGGCCCGACGGGCGCGCAGTTCGTATGCGCCGAGGTGCTCGACCACCTTCGGGGGAGCGCGGAGACGTACGACGCGATCTACTCGATCTTCGGGGCCGTGTGGTTCACCGACCCGGCGAAGCTCTTCCCGCTGGTCCGTGAGCGGCTGAATCCGGGCGGCGTGCTGGCCTTCTCGCAACCGCCGGCCATCCCCGGGGCGTACGGGCCGCAAGGCATGTACAAGGGTGGCTTCGCGGGGAAGGCGATGTTCACCTACCGGTACAGCTACACGCCCCGGAAGTGGTCGAACCTCCTCACCCGGGCGGGCTTCGATGACGTTGACGTTCAGGTTCTCGACGCACCCGAGCCCGACCACATCGGGACACTGATCGTCCGGGCCGTAGCCCGATGA
- a CDS encoding YciI family protein has translation MEFFCYHRDRPGSVALRKELLEEHWSYMDRYATEMIARGPTLASDGDTPTGSMHIVDLPDPAAARAFAFDEPGYQAGVYRDVLLRRWRNTLGRTMWDFPGGRTGGNRYLVLGLGTGQAADLAVPPDQEELIAYGPLLSDDGATWLGTAVLVRAPDPDTARAVLTPDRYADIEVHNWQFGGRSS, from the coding sequence ATGGAGTTCTTCTGCTACCACCGTGATCGGCCCGGTTCCGTGGCGCTGCGCAAAGAGCTGCTGGAAGAGCACTGGTCCTACATGGACCGGTACGCGACGGAGATGATCGCCCGCGGCCCGACCCTCGCCAGCGACGGCGACACGCCCACCGGCAGCATGCACATCGTCGACCTGCCGGATCCTGCCGCCGCCCGCGCGTTCGCCTTCGACGAGCCTGGCTATCAGGCAGGCGTATACCGCGACGTGCTGCTCCGCCGGTGGCGCAATACGTTGGGGCGCACGATGTGGGACTTCCCCGGCGGCCGGACCGGTGGCAACCGGTACCTGGTGCTCGGCCTCGGCACGGGCCAGGCCGCCGACCTCGCCGTGCCGCCCGACCAGGAGGAATTGATCGCGTACGGGCCGCTGCTGTCTGACGACGGCGCCACCTGGCTGGGTACGGCAGTGCTGGTGCGAGCGCCGGACCCGGACACGGCACGCGCCGTCCTGACCCCGGACCGGTACGCCGACATCGAAGTGCACAACTGGCAGTTCGGCGGGCGGTCGTCATGA
- a CDS encoding SDR family oxidoreductase — protein MTTLIIGGSGFLGAELIRQAAAAGLSTVATYATSPGDTARVAWHHLDLRDPGQVDAVMAEVGPRLVVNASSGGSDWAVTAQGPVRLAVAAAKCGSRLVHVSSDAVFSGSRDHYDESCLPDPVTPYGAAKAAAETGVLLVHPQAVVARTSLIIGGGRSVHERTVHELAAGTREGVLFTDDIRCPVHVTDLAAAILELASHDTHGIHHLAGADALSRHELGTLIAGRDGLDPSRLPTALRADGTLPGAIEVRLDSRATQRKLRTTLRGARQFLSRPRRVP, from the coding sequence GTGACGACTTTGATCATCGGTGGTAGTGGCTTCCTGGGCGCTGAGCTGATCCGGCAGGCAGCGGCGGCCGGGCTATCGACGGTCGCGACCTACGCGACAAGCCCCGGCGACACCGCCCGAGTCGCGTGGCATCACCTCGACTTACGGGACCCTGGGCAGGTGGACGCGGTCATGGCCGAGGTCGGACCCCGTCTCGTCGTCAACGCGTCCAGCGGCGGATCCGACTGGGCGGTCACGGCCCAGGGCCCCGTGCGCCTGGCTGTCGCGGCGGCGAAGTGCGGCAGCCGTCTTGTCCACGTCTCCAGCGACGCGGTCTTCTCCGGTTCGCGTGACCACTACGACGAGTCCTGCCTCCCCGACCCCGTCACCCCGTACGGAGCGGCGAAAGCCGCAGCGGAGACCGGGGTCCTGCTCGTGCATCCGCAGGCTGTTGTCGCCCGTACCTCGCTGATCATCGGCGGCGGGCGGTCCGTTCACGAGCGGACCGTGCACGAGCTCGCCGCCGGCACCCGCGAAGGCGTCCTGTTCACCGACGACATCCGCTGCCCGGTGCACGTCACCGACCTGGCCGCAGCCATCTTGGAACTGGCGTCACACGACACCCACGGCATCCACCATCTCGCAGGAGCAGACGCCCTCAGCCGCCACGAACTCGGCACCCTCATCGCCGGACGCGACGGTCTCGACCCCTCCCGACTGCCCACGGCCCTGCGCGCCGACGGCACGCTTCCCGGCGCCATCGAAGTCCGCCTCGACAGCCGCGCGACCCAGCGGAAACTGCGCACCACGCTACGCGGCGCCCGGCAGTTCCTCAGCCGGCCTCGGCGAGTCCCCTGA
- a CDS encoding styrene monooxygenase/indole monooxygenase family protein, with the protein MRRVLIVGAGQAGLQLALGLQSRGYEVTLMSNRTADEIRSGRVTSTQVMFHTALQHERDLGLNSWEGQAPRIEGLGVSVADPDGARAIDWLGSLDAYAQSVDQRVKMAGWMETFAARGGRLVIHGASVADLDYFARAYDLVLVAAGKGELVALFGRDAARSPYTAPKRTLAVSYVHGLAPADSPAEPPVVRLNMVPGAGELITIPALTTSGRCDILFWEALPGGPLDVFDGVTDPAEHLALTLGLMRRHLPWVHERARHVELTDAGATLTGACTPVVRHPVAELPSGGLVLGVADVVVANDPLTGQGSNCAAKCAASYLAAITDRADLPFDRPWMQSAFDAFWSGPAGAAHATKWTNALLGPPPPHLLAVIGAGAEYPGVADRFANGFDDPADFEAYLYEPERTAAYLASASAASVG; encoded by the coding sequence TTGCGCAGAGTACTCATCGTGGGGGCCGGACAGGCGGGCCTCCAGCTTGCCCTGGGCCTGCAGTCCCGGGGCTACGAGGTCACCCTCATGTCCAACCGCACGGCCGACGAGATCCGCTCCGGCCGGGTCACGTCGACCCAGGTCATGTTCCACACCGCCCTCCAGCACGAGCGTGACCTCGGCCTCAACTCCTGGGAGGGCCAGGCCCCGCGCATCGAGGGCCTCGGGGTCTCCGTCGCCGATCCCGACGGCGCTCGCGCCATCGACTGGCTCGGCAGCCTGGACGCGTACGCCCAGTCCGTCGACCAGCGGGTGAAGATGGCCGGCTGGATGGAGACCTTCGCCGCGCGCGGCGGCCGCCTGGTCATACACGGCGCCTCCGTCGCCGACCTGGACTACTTCGCCCGCGCCTACGACCTGGTCCTGGTCGCCGCCGGCAAGGGCGAACTGGTCGCCCTCTTCGGCCGCGACGCCGCCCGCTCCCCGTACACCGCCCCCAAGCGCACCCTCGCCGTCTCCTACGTCCACGGCCTGGCCCCCGCCGATTCCCCCGCCGAACCGCCGGTGGTACGCCTCAACATGGTCCCCGGCGCCGGTGAGCTGATCACCATCCCCGCGCTCACCACCTCCGGCCGCTGCGACATCCTCTTCTGGGAAGCCCTGCCCGGCGGCCCCCTCGACGTCTTCGACGGCGTCACGGACCCCGCCGAGCACCTCGCCCTCACCCTCGGCCTGATGCGCCGCCACCTCCCCTGGGTCCACGAGCGCGCCCGCCACGTCGAGCTCACCGACGCCGGCGCCACCCTCACCGGCGCCTGCACCCCCGTCGTACGCCACCCCGTCGCCGAACTCCCCTCCGGCGGCCTCGTCCTCGGTGTCGCCGACGTCGTCGTCGCCAACGACCCCCTCACCGGCCAGGGCTCGAACTGCGCCGCCAAATGCGCCGCCTCCTACCTCGCCGCCATCACCGACCGCGCCGACCTCCCCTTCGACCGCCCCTGGATGCAGTCCGCCTTCGACGCCTTCTGGTCCGGCCCCGCCGGCGCCGCCCACGCCACCAAGTGGACCAACGCCCTCCTCGGCCCCCCGCCCCCGCACCTCCTCGCGGTCATCGGCGCCGGCGCCGAGTACCCCGGCGTGGCGGATCGTTTCGCCAATGGCTTCGACGACCCCGCCGACTTCGAGGCCTACCTCTACGAGCCGGAGCGGACGGCGGCGTATCTGGCGTCCGCGTCAGCCGCGTCCGTCGGGTGA
- a CDS encoding GTP-binding protein, with product MDFAGSDAEEEGLQDWQLDLGHAPTSTKIVVAGGFGVGKTTFVGAVSEITPLTTEAVMTRASEDIDDLGSTPDKKTTTVAMDFGRITLDQELVLYLFGTPGQQRFWFMWDDLVRGAIGAVVLADTRRLADVFPALDYFDSSGLPYTVAVNHFEGTTAYDEEDVREALAVPEHIPVMICDARKRDSVVAVLLELVRQALKASDE from the coding sequence GTGGACTTCGCAGGCTCTGACGCGGAGGAGGAGGGCCTGCAGGACTGGCAGCTCGACCTCGGCCACGCCCCGACCTCCACCAAGATCGTCGTGGCGGGGGGCTTCGGCGTCGGCAAGACCACGTTCGTGGGCGCCGTCTCCGAGATCACCCCGCTCACCACCGAAGCGGTGATGACCCGGGCCAGCGAGGACATCGACGACCTCGGCTCCACCCCGGACAAGAAGACGACCACGGTCGCCATGGACTTCGGGCGCATAACCCTGGACCAGGAACTGGTGCTGTACCTGTTCGGCACGCCGGGCCAGCAGCGCTTCTGGTTCATGTGGGACGACCTCGTGCGCGGCGCCATCGGCGCGGTCGTGCTCGCCGACACCCGGCGGCTGGCCGATGTCTTCCCGGCGCTGGACTACTTCGACAGCAGCGGTCTGCCGTACACGGTCGCCGTGAACCACTTCGAGGGCACGACGGCCTACGACGAGGAGGATGTCCGGGAGGCCCTGGCGGTGCCCGAGCACATCCCGGTGATGATCTGCGACGCGCGCAAGCGTGATTCGGTGGTCGCGGTGTTGCTGGAACTGGTCAGGCAGGCGCTGAAGGCCTCCGACGAGTAA
- a CDS encoding DUF742 domain-containing protein: MTPRHASPGAGAGAGAGGLPTRGADRRSSRVRPYALTGGRTRAGHVLLVETFVATVDAPENRLEITSGDWAARVMPEMRAIVELCRRMRSVAEISALLRMPLGVVRVLLSDLADQGRIRVYGTGHGPGVPERALLERVLSGLRRL; encoded by the coding sequence GTGACGCCCCGCCACGCGAGCCCCGGGGCGGGAGCGGGGGCCGGAGCGGGCGGGCTGCCCACGAGGGGCGCGGACCGCCGCTCCTCCCGCGTACGCCCTTACGCTCTCACCGGCGGCCGCACCAGGGCGGGTCACGTGCTGTTGGTCGAGACCTTTGTCGCCACTGTCGACGCACCGGAGAACAGGCTTGAGATAACGTCCGGTGACTGGGCGGCACGGGTGATGCCCGAGATGCGCGCCATCGTCGAACTGTGCCGCAGGATGCGCTCGGTCGCGGAGATCTCCGCGCTGCTGCGCATGCCGCTGGGCGTCGTACGCGTTCTGCTCAGTGATTTGGCCGACCAGGGAAGAATTCGCGTGTACGGAACCGGGCACGGGCCCGGAGTACCGGAACGCGCACTGCTCGAAAGGGTGCTCAGTGGACTTCGCAGGCTCTGA
- a CDS encoding roadblock/LC7 domain-containing protein, with protein MAASTESTESTDNRRLSHEARSLQWLLTNFVEEAPGVRSVAVISSDGLLLLTSQETQESEAKTDDAPTGPAGSSADLATVVSGIASLTDGAARLMEGGTVRQTAVAMENGNVFVMSISDGSLLGVHAAADCDMSVVAYHMALFVGRAGHVLTPELRDELRQAIESVEGGSQ; from the coding sequence ATGGCGGCGAGTACGGAAAGCACCGAGAGTACGGACAACCGCAGACTGAGCCACGAGGCACGCAGCCTCCAGTGGCTGCTGACCAACTTCGTGGAGGAGGCACCGGGCGTCCGATCGGTGGCCGTCATCTCCTCTGACGGATTACTGCTGCTCACCTCCCAGGAGACTCAGGAGTCTGAGGCGAAGACCGACGACGCCCCCACGGGCCCGGCCGGCTCCAGCGCCGACCTGGCGACCGTCGTCTCCGGGATCGCCTCGCTCACCGACGGCGCCGCCCGTCTCATGGAGGGCGGCACGGTCCGGCAGACCGCCGTCGCGATGGAGAACGGCAACGTCTTCGTGATGTCGATCAGCGACGGCTCCCTGCTCGGCGTGCACGCCGCCGCCGACTGCGACATGAGCGTCGTCGCGTACCACATGGCGCTCTTCGTGGGCCGGGCCGGACACGTGCTCACCCCGGAGCTGCGCGACGAGCTGCGCCAGGCCATCGAATCGGTCGAGGGAGGCAGCCAGTGA
- a CDS encoding sensor histidine kinase produces MRTRRNPREKRVRQRLLAALLVCAVTVLAASAPGVAIAVSDLSESQRLVGMAQLDIQAVSLAHTIADERDGVDDSRADRQAQEVGVLAAAVDTDDAPQMAAAVAELVRQLDGLDGIRRAARKAGTGTGAGALGAVDAYRPLVAALDGIGAAIARSLPARGASADTGALPALTRAVSAASAERGLLVGALTADGGQPALTDAARTADVRQRAALADFRETASTTARRQYDETVTGSDADRAESQLERLTDGTSLSTEDRTLKASDVRSALSARIDLMRSVESSLVAASAKRLASVRDTDVTILELHAALTGVCFLVVLVIGVSTARSVTRPAAALYRFARGGTAAPAEVKVVGNDEFAATARAINALGAETAALRGRVAGLHAEHTALLGVRDALAAERDSLLGRQDTLATRLGSLQEAVHSTYVNLSLRTLGLIERQLTLIESLEDTVEDPDELKQLFKLDHLATRMRRNSENLLVLAGAEHPTGQHGKSVPLVDVTRAALSEIDSYERVRIQFLPPGRVVGFAADDTSHLLAELLENAAAFSPPDREVQVSGWLLEDGELMLSIEDRGIGVPADRLAGLNALLEQPDQAAPSGETTGMGMYVVARLAARHRIRVELRAHKRGGLAAVVVVPAALLAPADDPDGPQSPVEAAAAGEPARLPAPRARAAERKPKPKPRPKVEPEASEHTRPDEELPGITAKGLPQRVPRATELVRQESTPVVAPVDAEALRRRLGGFQQGLREGRAEADAEAAEIRAEIAAFEPNAENDQSEPSDPRDPSEPSPGGPDESEGVEEARG; encoded by the coding sequence GTGCGAACACGACGTAATCCACGTGAGAAGCGTGTACGGCAGCGGCTGCTTGCCGCACTGCTGGTGTGCGCGGTAACAGTGCTGGCCGCCTCCGCACCCGGAGTGGCCATAGCGGTGAGCGATCTGTCGGAGTCCCAGCGGCTGGTCGGCATGGCCCAGTTGGACATCCAGGCGGTGTCGCTGGCCCACACGATCGCCGACGAGCGGGACGGCGTGGACGACAGCCGTGCCGACCGGCAGGCCCAGGAGGTCGGCGTACTGGCGGCCGCCGTCGACACCGACGACGCGCCGCAGATGGCAGCCGCGGTCGCCGAGCTCGTCCGGCAGCTCGACGGGCTGGACGGCATCCGGCGCGCCGCCCGCAAGGCCGGTACGGGGACGGGAGCCGGAGCCCTGGGCGCGGTCGACGCCTACCGGCCGCTGGTCGCCGCGCTCGACGGCATCGGCGCCGCCATCGCCCGCTCGCTCCCCGCCCGGGGCGCGTCCGCCGACACCGGCGCCCTGCCCGCGCTCACCCGGGCCGTGTCGGCCGCCTCGGCCGAACGCGGCCTGCTGGTGGGAGCGCTGACGGCGGACGGCGGCCAGCCCGCGCTGACGGACGCCGCGCGCACCGCCGACGTACGGCAGCGGGCGGCGCTCGCGGACTTCCGGGAGACGGCCTCCACGACGGCGCGCAGGCAGTACGACGAGACGGTCACCGGCTCGGACGCCGACCGGGCGGAGAGCCAGCTTGAGCGACTCACCGACGGCACCTCGCTGTCCACTGAGGACCGGACGCTGAAGGCCTCCGACGTACGGTCCGCGCTGTCGGCACGGATCGACCTGATGCGCAGCGTCGAGTCCTCGCTCGTTGCCGCGAGCGCCAAGCGGCTCGCGAGCGTGCGTGACACCGATGTCACCATCCTCGAACTGCACGCCGCGCTCACCGGGGTGTGCTTCCTGGTCGTGCTCGTCATCGGCGTGTCCACCGCCCGCTCGGTCACCCGCCCGGCCGCCGCGCTCTACCGCTTCGCGCGCGGCGGGACGGCGGCGCCGGCCGAGGTGAAGGTGGTCGGCAACGACGAGTTCGCAGCCACCGCCCGGGCCATCAACGCGCTCGGCGCCGAGACGGCCGCCCTGCGCGGGCGCGTCGCCGGACTGCACGCGGAGCACACCGCGCTGCTCGGCGTACGCGACGCCCTGGCCGCCGAGCGCGACAGCCTGCTCGGCAGGCAGGACACGCTCGCCACGCGGCTCGGCTCGTTGCAGGAGGCGGTGCACTCGACGTACGTCAACCTCAGCCTGCGCACGCTGGGTCTGATCGAGCGGCAGCTCACGCTCATCGAGAGCCTTGAGGACACCGTCGAGGACCCGGACGAGCTCAAGCAGCTCTTCAAGCTGGACCACCTCGCCACGCGCATGCGGCGCAACAGCGAGAACCTGCTGGTGCTGGCCGGGGCCGAGCATCCGACCGGGCAGCACGGGAAGTCGGTGCCGCTGGTGGATGTCACGCGGGCCGCGCTGTCGGAGATCGACAGCTACGAGCGGGTGCGCATCCAATTCCTCCCGCCCGGCCGCGTGGTCGGCTTCGCGGCGGACGACACCAGCCACCTGCTGGCCGAACTGCTGGAGAACGCCGCCGCGTTCTCCCCGCCGGACCGCGAAGTGCAGGTGTCCGGCTGGCTGCTGGAGGACGGCGAGCTGATGCTCTCCATCGAGGACCGGGGCATCGGCGTCCCGGCCGACCGGCTCGCCGGGCTCAACGCGCTGCTCGAACAGCCCGATCAGGCGGCCCCGTCCGGTGAGACCACCGGCATGGGCATGTACGTCGTCGCCCGCCTCGCCGCCCGGCACCGCATCCGTGTCGAGCTGCGCGCGCACAAGCGGGGCGGCCTGGCGGCGGTAGTCGTCGTACCCGCCGCTCTCCTCGCCCCCGCCGACGACCCCGACGGGCCGCAGAGCCCGGTCGAGGCGGCCGCCGCCGGGGAGCCGGCCCGGCTGCCCGCGCCGCGGGCACGGGCGGCGGAGCGCAAGCCGAAGCCGAAGCCGAGGCCGAAGGTGGAGCCGGAGGCGTCCGAGCACACACGCCCGGACGAGGAACTGCCCGGCATCACCGCCAAGGGACTGCCGCAGCGCGTGCCGCGCGCGACGGAGCTCGTCAGGCAGGAGAGCACCCCCGTGGTGGCCCCCGTGGACGCGGAGGCTCTGCGGCGCAGGCTGGGCGGCTTCCAGCAGGGGCTGCGGGAGGGGCGGGCCGAGGCCGACGCGGAGGCGGCGGAGATCAGAGCGGAAATCGCCGCATTCGAACCGAACGCGGAAAACGATCAAAGTGAACCAAGCGATCCAAGAGATCCAAGCGAACCAAGTCCGGGGGGACCAGACGAAAGCGAAGGCGTCGAGGAGGCACGCGGTTAA
- a CDS encoding MarR family transcriptional regulator, giving the protein MPRMVGRAKRIPVPEELRSLAPAPLLFDGPMTVNELAVRLEVVPTTVSLMVGELTRKGILERREDEADRRRRIVGIAEGAADGQRKVFVDTLRAYEAAMAGDEA; this is encoded by the coding sequence ATGCCCCGCATGGTCGGGCGGGCGAAGCGGATTCCGGTGCCCGAGGAACTGCGGTCGCTCGCGCCGGCGCCGCTGCTCTTCGACGGGCCGATGACCGTGAACGAACTGGCCGTCCGGCTGGAGGTCGTGCCGACGACGGTGAGCCTGATGGTCGGTGAGCTGACCCGGAAGGGGATCCTGGAACGCCGCGAGGACGAGGCGGACCGGCGGCGGCGCATCGTGGGCATCGCCGAGGGAGCCGCTGACGGCCAGCGGAAGGTGTTCGTGGACACGTTGCGCGCTTATGAGGCGGCGATGGCCGGGGACGAGGCCTGA
- a CDS encoding aminoglycoside phosphotransferase family protein, with protein MALKLHPDEADTDDSLVRRLLAAQFPQWADLPVELVDSAGTSNAMYRLGEDMVVRLPRMKGAADDVEREHHWLPRLAPALPVAVPVPLGMGRPGGGYPWPWSVYRWLDGECPAIGGAADEDGVPARDLAEFVAALRRIDPTGGPSSYRSEPLAERDAMTRAAIGQLRHLIDAEASTALWDAALRAPAWQAPAVWIHADLQPGNVLLAGGRLSAVIDFGCMGLGDPAVDLIAAWYLLTPDARDVFRAALDVDDAAWTRGRGWALSVALGELSYYRETYPQKAALGRHVITQVLSESC; from the coding sequence GTGGCCTTGAAGCTGCATCCCGACGAGGCCGACACAGACGACTCCCTCGTCCGCCGGCTGCTCGCCGCACAGTTTCCGCAGTGGGCCGACCTCCCGGTCGAGCTCGTCGACTCGGCCGGCACCTCCAACGCCATGTACCGGCTCGGCGAGGACATGGTCGTACGCCTCCCCCGCATGAAGGGGGCCGCCGACGACGTCGAGCGGGAGCACCACTGGCTGCCGCGGCTCGCCCCGGCGCTGCCGGTGGCCGTTCCCGTGCCCCTGGGCATGGGCAGGCCGGGCGGCGGCTATCCCTGGCCGTGGTCGGTGTACCGCTGGCTCGACGGCGAGTGCCCCGCGATCGGCGGCGCCGCCGATGAAGACGGGGTGCCGGCGCGGGACCTGGCGGAATTCGTCGCCGCCCTGCGCCGGATCGATCCCACCGGTGGCCCCTCTTCCTACCGCAGCGAGCCCTTGGCGGAACGGGACGCCATGACCCGGGCCGCGATCGGGCAACTCCGGCACCTCATCGACGCCGAGGCCTCGACCGCCCTGTGGGACGCGGCCCTGCGGGCCCCCGCGTGGCAGGCGCCTGCCGTCTGGATCCATGCCGACCTGCAGCCCGGCAACGTACTGCTGGCCGGCGGGCGCCTCAGCGCGGTCATCGACTTCGGCTGCATGGGCCTGGGCGACCCCGCCGTCGACCTGATCGCAGCCTGGTACCTGCTCACCCCCGACGCGAGGGACGTCTTCCGCGCCGCGCTGGACGTCGACGACGCGGCCTGGACGCGCGGTCGCGGCTGGGCCCTGTCGGTCGCGCTGGGGGAGCTGTCGTACTACCGGGAGACGTACCCGCAGAAGGCGGCCCTGGGGCGGCACGTGATCACGCAGGTCCTGTCGGAGTCCTGTTAG
- a CDS encoding MarR family winged helix-turn-helix transcriptional regulator produces MEKSEKRDDAGDTANAGGDQVMEALERELTLLLRRARASSGDMAREVHPDLEPAAYGILSRLHETGPERATLLAGYFGVGKATMSRQLRALEDLGLIRREPDPADGRAFLVELTEEGRSRFTRVREARRRRYVSRLAAWDRAELGDLARLLHRLNESQEGA; encoded by the coding sequence ATGGAAAAGAGCGAAAAGCGCGATGACGCGGGCGACACCGCGAACGCGGGCGGCGACCAGGTGATGGAGGCGCTCGAACGCGAGTTGACCCTCCTGCTGCGCCGCGCCCGCGCCTCCTCCGGCGACATGGCCCGCGAGGTCCACCCGGACCTCGAACCCGCCGCCTACGGCATCCTGTCCCGGCTCCACGAAACCGGCCCCGAACGCGCCACCCTCCTCGCCGGCTACTTCGGCGTCGGCAAGGCCACCATGAGCCGCCAGCTGCGCGCCCTCGAAGACCTCGGCCTCATCCGCCGCGAGCCCGACCCGGCCGACGGCCGCGCCTTCCTCGTCGAGCTGACGGAAGAGGGCCGCTCCCGCTTCACCCGCGTCCGCGAGGCCCGGCGCCGCCGCTACGTCAGCCGCCTCGCCGCCTGGGACCGGGCCGAACTCGGCGACCTCGCGCGGCTGCTGCACCGGCTGAACGAGTCCCAGGAAGGCGCCTGA